The Dioscorea cayenensis subsp. rotundata cultivar TDr96_F1 chromosome 16, TDr96_F1_v2_PseudoChromosome.rev07_lg8_w22 25.fasta, whole genome shotgun sequence sequence tatacttgaaTAAGTCTCTTCTATAAAAAAGATTTCCGAAGTCTTATGCTTGAATGGTGTTTATCTATTTCACTTGATACCGGCTTAtaaatgcacacacacacacaccttATTTATTATTCGGACTTTCCCTTGCACACTTGTTATATATCTCGTTTAGAACTACAAAATTGCAAAGGGTTCTTAACTAAATAAATGCATAGGTCTAAATCTTCACTACcctaaaacaatatatatatatatatatatatatatatattctttttgttaACAAACTCTCCTGCCTACTtgtgattttatgttttctaattCTCTGACACCAACTACCTGCTTAAATACCCTGGACAAGGATCACTCTTCTTTCTTcaccttaatttatttattggtgcttttgtgcttctctctttggTTCTTTTTTATGTCATCGCCTCCACCCGTACTAGTCCATTACTTCATGTATTAGAAATTTAGAACTGCTGGTATTAACTAAGGGCTGCTCATGACCTAATAGAAAAtccatttttttagtttgtgcACGGCAGTGgtcaatttctttttaatatttgaaaggaaaaatGGTCATTCTTGTAGGGCCATAAAGGAACATGGTTTTATGTTTGTCCTGGAAtactctttttattattattattattattattattgtgcaAAAAGAACATTATCTTTTTCTATGCATTGAAAATTTGGATGATCTCAGGCAGTGGCTGGCAGTGAGTGAAAGCAGGTTTTCTTTATTTGAAGAAAATTTACAGAGAAAATTATAGGTCAATACCCTATTTTTCTATTAGTTTTTCATTAGTTCTGCAGTTGAAATTTTGGGATACAATCTGAACTTCTACCTATTATTTGAGTTACTGAAGTGGTTAATTGATAATCTTTtgaacaaaaatcatattttaaaataaataatttatatacttaTGTTCTGTCTAGCAAGTCTGATCAGTCCTGTCCGTGTGGATCGCCATGCCAGCCAGCGTTGGTAAAAAGTCTATTTGGAAAGGTGTAGCGTCTATGTCAGCATCTTGTCATACTACAAAGTTAACAAAagtttatttggaaaaaaaagtgTAGGGGTCTACTACCTTGTAAAATACCAAACAATAGTcagaataattttttattttttattttttattattattttttttaaaaaaaaacaattcatatttttggtttgtttactttattttcttgcttATATGGACATTTGTAGGTATCCTATGAATACTTCATCTGTTTGGCTATGAAGGAAAACTTCtacaatttttaatatgataaacttcataaaacaaTTTATTGAGGGTTGCCTCCCCAGCATGCAACTTGTTGTGCGATTTACGAGGCAAATAAACAGAGGGTTGGATGGGCCTTTGCATTAAATGgtcttgcccctattcttcttcttcttcttcttcttcttcttattcacatttctttcatccttttttttttttatttcctttttataacttttttatgctcttctttttatttttttctttaatgttgAAGAtataatacataaattaataaatctttaGTGATATTCTAATATTCAAGTATTATTTCCCATGATTTGGTGGAAAACCtttctataaataaaaagatctttataattaaaactatatatatataaatgtgtttttattcttgATATATACTCTTTAGGATTATGCCTATCTTTCTGGAGGAGCAGCCTCACACAGACACTCTAGTCCACTCAAACCCCAAAAATTCCCAACTCTACCCTTCATAGTTCAGTTCTCACACAAAGCCCATTCTCGTCatttcaaaacattaaaaaaaaaacccctataaaataaaaagtcaaaaagaCAGCTAAGAGAAGAAGACAAGGGTGTTTGACCTAAGTGGTCACACAGTGGAAACGCTTATCAACCTCTCTCACTGACACGTGTCAGTTGACTGGTTCACCGGAGCATGTGATACGTTTCCCCTCTATCTTTCTCTATCTCTTGccccttctttttctcttctcacGTAGTTATGGTCGCATTTAACTCGTACGGTAACTCCTCCTAATTACCACCCCCTCCCTCCTCTTTTATTGCCCCCCCTCCCTCCCTTCCACCTTCACCAAACCCtagaccaccaccaccatcaccaccacctctGGTATTCTTCTCTTTactctttcttcttctatgaTTTCAGATTCTaattttgattgttgttgtaatttttctttgttgttgttgttttgaagGTAAAAAGggtgaagaaggaggaggagctAGTACTGGAAAAAGGATGTATGGGGACTGCCAAGTGCTATCCTCTCTGGTGGGAAACAGCGCCACCGGCAACCCCTCCGTGGTCTCCCCTGActccttcttctcttcctccATCCCTAGCGGTTTCATGTCCTCCTTGCCTTTCCATGCATTCCCTCCTTTAGTCCctgtaagtatatatatatatatatatatgatgtgagtaaagaatgagaatgagaatgatgatgatgatgcagaAGGAGGAAGGGATGAtgggaagaagagaagaagagatggaaagtGGATCTGGGAGTGGACATGTAGATGGTTTAAGCTGTGGTGAAGAACAAGATACAGATACtcagcaacagcaacaacagACACAACCTTCTGGTTCTAAGAAGAAACGTTATCATCGTCACACTGCTCGTCAGATCCAAGAGATGGAAGCGTTAGTCTTCTTCTTTCTTAATTCTTTCTAataattttcatcaaatatatttataattttttttaaaaaaaaaaattttgttaggTTGTTCAAAGAGTGTCCTCATCCTGATGATAAGCAAAGATTGAAGCTTAGCCAAGATTTAGGACTCAAGCCTCGGCAAGTCAAGTTCTGGTTTCAGAACCGAAGAACTCAGCTTAAggtttacttttatatttatttatttatttttattttgtttggttgatcattatgtttttaattaataatgtttttttatgaatgttgaaaGGCACAACAAGATAGAGCGGACAATGTGATGCTGAGAGCGGAGAATGATAGCTTGAAGAATGAGAATTTCAGGCTTCAAGCGGCGATAAGGAATGTTATATGTCCCAGTTGCGGTGGTCCGGCCATGCTCGGTGAAATGTCTTTTGATGAACAACATCTTCGACTTGAGAATGCTCGTCTTAAAgaagaggtatatatatatatatatatacatacattcttgcaaaccctaaccctaaccctaattattTCCTCTTATAATTCTGACTTTGCTCTTGATTCAAGTACTATACAAGTGTTTGTGTGGATTTTGTGCAtgcaaagtatatatatatatacataatttttcattcattcttaCTTTCATCAACATGTTTTTGAGGATTTTATGCTTTGAAGGGGATGATGGTATATATACATcttgtaaaccctaaccctaaatatTCACTATTGACTTTGATCTTGAGTGATGAAAGAGTTTTTGTGTGAATTctatcaagatatatatatacaccatcTGAAATCCTAACCCTATATTTTCACTCTTTCTTTGATCTTAAGTTAAAAATGAGTGTTTGTGTGAATACTATATATCCTTCAAAAGAGAGGAGGTATACACCATcagaaaccctaaccctaatttccCTTCCTTTCTTTATTCTTAATAAAAGTGGAGTCATAAGCCCTAACTTCTTATACTTTCGTTCTTTGATCTCAACTGAAGTAGAACATATGCATTCTTGAATTAATTAAGGCCTAACCCTAATTTATCACTGTTACTTTCATCCTGCTCCTTAAATTCAGCTGGAGCGTTTATCCTGCATTGCGTCGAGGTATGGTAACAGAGGCATGCAAGCAATGGGGCCTGCTCCGCCGCTTCTTCTGCCATCGCTGGACCTCGACATGGGAATTTACTCAAGGAACTTCCACGAGCCGGTCGCAGCATCAGCTATAAGCAGTTGTAGTGACATAATTCCAGGCCCTTCGATGCCCGATAACCTCCAGCCTTTCACCGGAGGGATGATCATCATGGACCAAGACAAGGCAATGGCACTCGATCTTGCAATGACGGCAAGGGACCATCTTTATCAAATGTGCCAGACTAATGAGCCATTATGGGTCCGACACAGTGACGGTCTCGAAGTAATGGATGTCGAAGAGCATGCAAAGATGTTACCATGGCCAGTTGATGTGAAACATGAACAGACTTGTGATTTCAGGACTGAAGCAACCAGAGGAAGTGCACTTGTTATCATGAACAGTATTACTTTGGTTGATGCCTTTTTGGATGCTGTaagttcataaaaaaaaaatttaatcgaATTTTTCTTCGGGTTAATTTGTTTCGAATTATAGATTTGGTTATTATATATGATTGCAGGGAAAATGGATGGAGCTCTTCCCATCAATTGTTGCAAAGGCGAAAACAATTCAGATTATAACTCCTGGAATCTCTGGCACCCATGGAAATGGATCACTTCATCTGGTAATTGTCATttgataattttcaatcaattaGTTTATGAGCTTGATTTCTCACATTTTATGAGCAGATGTATGCAGAGCTACAAGTTCTTTCTCCATTAGTACCGACACGTGAGACATATTTTCTTCGGTATTGCCAACACAATGCCGAAGAAGGCACTTGGACCATTGTTGATTTCCCGGCCGATTGCTTTCAAAACAATCTTCAGTTACCGATTCCCCATTACCGACGACGTCCTTCTGGTTGTGTAATTCAAGACATGCCTAATGGATACTCAAGAGTACTACCACTATATATACTACCACTTCATTACCAATCCTTGATCTTCCTAAAAATTCTCATTCATCTTGATTTCTCATAATCATCTATTGTTACAATATTCACACAGGTGATGTGGGTAGAACATGGAGAGGTGGAAGACAAA is a genomic window containing:
- the LOC120279438 gene encoding homeobox-leucine zipper protein ROC3, which codes for MYGDCQVLSSLVGNSATGNPSVVSPDSFFSSSIPSGFMSSLPFHAFPPLVPKEEGMMGRREEEMESGSGSGHVDGLSCGEEQDTDTQQQQQQTQPSGSKKKRYHRHTARQIQEMEALFKECPHPDDKQRLKLSQDLGLKPRQVKFWFQNRRTQLKAQQDRADNVMLRAENDSLKNENFRLQAAIRNVICPSCGGPAMLGEMSFDEQHLRLENARLKEELERLSCIASRYGNRGMQAMGPAPPLLLPSLDLDMGIYSRNFHEPVAASAISSCSDIIPGPSMPDNLQPFTGGMIIMDQDKAMALDLAMTARDHLYQMCQTNEPLWVRHSDGLEVMDVEEHAKMLPWPVDVKHEQTCDFRTEATRGSALVIMNSITLVDAFLDAGKWMELFPSIVAKAKTIQIITPGISGTHGNGSLHLMYAELQVLSPLVPTRETYFLRYCQHNAEEGTWTIVDFPADCFQNNLQLPIPHYRRRPSGCVIQDMPNGYSRVMWVEHGEVEDKPVHQIFQQFVNSGAAFGSTQWLSVLQRQCERLASLMARNISDLGVIPSPEARKNMMKLSQRMIRTFCGNISSSGAQSWTALSDSSDDTIRVTTRKNTEPGQPNGVILSAVSTTWLPFSHDQVFDLLTDEQKRSQLDVLSNGNTLHEVAHIANGSHPRNCISLLRINASSNSSQNVELLLQESSTHQAGGSVVVYATVDVDAVQVAMSGEDPSYIPLLPMGFVMLPAVPPTSNSAMAGNTGCLLTVGLQVLASAVPSAKLNLSSVTAINNHLCNAVHQITSALGGAGEAQAEPSATLPEN